GTTGGGGGTGAGGAATGTGAAGGCGCTGTTGCCGAAGGCGAAGGAGTTGGGGTTGTTGGGGTAGGTGTTTTGGACAGGTTTTGAAATTGGGAGTATTATTTCTTAGGGGGATAAGATGCTTTTTTAGGGGGCTATTTTTAAGCTAGTGCAGTTAAACTTTATTTATGAAGCAACTTCCTAGCTTGAATGGATTGAGGGCTGTAAGTATTTTGATTGTTTTAGTTTATCATACACTTGGGGCCAACTTGCATGATAATAAATCCCTCCTCTATAACATTCCCTTCTTCAATGGTGAGTTTGGCGTGAATGTATTTTTTGTCATCTCCGGATTTTTGATCACATCGCTTTTGTTGAAGGAAGAAAAAGAAGGGGGCTCAATTTCGCTAAAGGACTTCTATATGCGGCGTGCGCTGCGTATTTTCCCTGCATATTATTTCTTGCTTTTTGTATATTACGTTTTACAGAAATTTGACATAATTCATATTCCCGGCGGCTCCTGGTTGACGTCGTTATTATACGTCAAGTATATTAACTATAATGACGATGTTTATACCGGCCATGCATGGTCGTTGTCTATCGAGGAGAATTTCTATTTCTTTTGGCCGTTTGTATTTCTGCTAGGTGATAAAGTAAGAAGATATACGGCCTTAGCACTCGTGGGAGTTGTGCCTTGTTTTCGGCTATTTCTTTACTTTCATCCCATTACCTGGATAGACGAACTTTCTTTTTTTGTTCGGATCGATTCGATAGCGACAGGGTGCCTATGTGCTTTGTATAAAGATAAAATTATAAAGTTTCTCAGTCCCTTTTGGTGGGATGCTGTCCTTATCGCGTTGACCACTCTTTTTATTTGGCCTTGGCTGGGGCAATTAGTCCATGGTACTTTTGCAATCTATATTTTTGTTGCGTTCGGTGTATTGTCCGGAACGGTAGTTAACGTCATTATTGTAATAGTAATGATGTATGCCGTGTACGGTCCAAAAGGATCCTTGTACAAGGTGTTGAATACCCGTTTATTTAATTATATCGGTGTGCTGTCCTACAGCTTATACCTTTGGCAGCAATTTTTTATGACGAGAACGCGCTTTTGGGGGACGCAATTCCCACAAAATTGGTTATTCATCGTTGCTGCGGCATTGTTCTCTTACTACATCATCGAAAAACCCTTTCTCAGCTTAAAATCCCGCTTCAAAGGCAAAAGAAAAGCACCCAACCCCATCGGGGTGAGTGCTGTCAGTGTTTGATAGTAAAATTGGTGCCGTTGTTGCTGAAGGCGAGAGGGTTGAGGTTATTGGAATGGAAGGAATGGACAGTTTTTTGAAATTGGGAGTATTCTCTATTGGTTGGTGATAAGGCCTTTCGGAAAACTATTTTTAGGCTGGAGAAATTAAACTTTACTTATGAAACAACTTCCCAGCTTGAATGGATTGAGGGCTATTAGTATTTTTATTGTTATTTTTTTTCACCTGTTCTGGTTCAACTTTAACGTCAGGCAAAAATCGATATATTATATCCCTTTTCTCAATGGCGAGCTGGGCGTGCATGTATTCTTTGTGATTTCTGGGTTTCTCATTACTACACTATTATTGAATGAGGAAAAGGAACGGGGGGCAATATCACTTAAGAACTTTTATATACGACGTGTTCTACGGATATTTCCGGCGTATTATTTTTTGCTGTTCGTTTATTACATTCTTCAAATCGTCGGCTTAATTGGTATACCCGGGAGGGCGTGGTTGACAGCTTTTTCCTATGTAAAGTATATTAACTATTCAATTGATCATTTTACTGCTCACGCATGGTCGCTTTCCATAGAGGAGAATTTCTATTTATTCTGGCCGTTCGTATTTTTGATGGGTGATAAAGCAAGAAGGTATGTTGTTGTTTTTCTTATGATTATCGCCCCGATTTTAAGAACTTTCTTGTTTTTTCATCCTGTAGTATGGATAAGTGACCTGTCTTTTTTTGTGAGGATCGATGCAATTGCTACTGGCTGTTTTTGCGCCTTATTTAAGGATAGGATACTAGCAATTTTGAATCTTAATTGGAGTGCCGTTTTTATATCTTCTCTAATTATTTTATTCATATGGAGAGGGCTTGCCCATTTGACCTTTGGTACCTCTTTCGTTTTAATTTTCGTTTTTTTGGGGATGTCTACCGGAACCATTCCGAATATAATGATCGCGATGGTGGTGATGTTTTCTGTGTATGGTCCAAAAGGAATATGGTATAAGCTGCTGAATACCAGAGTGCTTAATTACGCCGGCATTCTGTCCTATAGTCTTTATCTTTGGCAAGTATTTATTTTCAAAACGGGTTGGTGGGTGACACATTTCCCGCAAAATCTGGTCTTCATTTTCGCTTGTGCTTTGTTTTCTTATTATATCATCGAAAAACCCTTCCTCCGCCTAAAATCTCGCTTCGCGGGCAAAAGAAAAGCACCCAGCCCCATCAGGGGGAGTGCTATCAGAGTGTGATGGTAAATGATGCAGACTTGTTGTGATTTTGGGATTATTCTTTCTCTATAGGTGACAAGATCCATATAGGGACTATTTTTAAGCTGGCGGTTATCATACTTTATTTATGAGACAACTTCCCAGCTTGAACGGATTGAGGGCTATCAGTATTATGATTGTCTTGTTATATCATCAGCTTGGGTACAACTTTAATATCGAACAATCTTTACTTTATTACCTGCCTATCTTCAATGGTCAGTTTGGCGTGACTGTTTTCTTCGTGATTTCCGGGTTTCTGATCACTTATCTTATGTTGCGGGAAGAACAGGACGGGGGCTCCATATCGCTAAAGGACTTTTACATACGGCGTGTCCTACGCATTTTTCCGGCATATTATTTCCTGCTTCTTGTATACTACTTTCTTCAACGATTGGATATTTTGCATATTCCAAAGGCATCATGGCTGACATCGCTGATCTACCTTAAATACGTTAACTATAAAATTGAGGACTATACTGCTCATGCCTGGTCGCTTTCAGTAGAGGAGAATTTCTATTTTTTCTGGCCTTTTATATTCTTGCTGGGGGATAAGGTAAGAAAATATGCGGCCATCGCACTTGTGGCAGCAGTGCCTTGTTTCCGGCTATTTCTCCACTTTCATCCCATTTCTTGGATAGGCTATACATCCTTTTTTGTACGAATCAATTCTATAGCGACGGGATGCATTTGCGCCTTATATAGGGATAAAATTATAAAGTTCCTCCAACCTTATTGGGAGGATGCTATTAATATATCATTGATAACCCTTTTCAGCTGGCCATGGCTGGTGTATTTTTTCGGCGATACACTTACTTATGTTTTTGTTGTTTTCGGCGATTTGACCGGAACGATCGCCAATACAGCTATAGCGATAGTGATGATGTATTCGGTGTATGGTCCGAAAAAAACTTGGTATCGGATATTAAATACACGAGTATTTAACTATGTTGGCGTGCTGTCCTATAGTATATACCTTTGGCAGCAATTTTTTATGCTTAGAACGCAATATTGGGTAACGCATTTCCCGCAAAACTGGTTATTCATCGCAACATCAGCCCTGTTCTCATACTACATCATCGAAAAACCCTTCCTCCACCTAAAATCCCGCTTTGCAGGCAAAAGAAAAGCACCCAGCCCCATCGGGGTGAGTGCTATCAGTGTGTGATGGTAGAATGGCCGCAGTGTGTATAGGGGGTAAGTTGTCTCCTATTCTTCGACGTCCTGATCCAACCACTCGTCGTATTCCGAGTACCAGGTCGCCATTTCTTCGAACAAGCCGGTGATCTTGTCTTCGTCGCCATTAAAGTGGGCGGTGATGTCTTCGAACTCAGCCACAATGTCGAAGCCTTCTTCTTCTTCGTTCCATTTGGCGAGGAACCTGGGCGCCTCCGTGTGTAATACGTATTCGCCGTCTTCGTCCTCCATAAAGTTGTCGCAGGAAAGGAATTTTGGAATGGTGCCCATAGTTGCTTCTATTTTGGGGAGGAAGGTAGGAAATATTTCCCGTTTAAACAGGCGAATTCACCCACCAGGCGTTCCCAAATGCATCTTTGAATCCGCCGCCCCTTCCATAGGGCCGGTTGTCGAGCTCCTGTAGAAGGGTAACGTCGGGCCGCACCAGGGCCTTTGCAAATACCTCATCAACCTTGTCCACATAAAGGAACATGGAGGAGGGGAAGGGGGCGTAGACATCGGTGGCATCGGCAAACATGATGACGGCGGGACCGATACGAAGTTCCCCGTGCATCAGGATGCCCGGGGAGCGGTCGGCGCTGTATTGGAGGGTGGCACCGAAAACGTCTTTTACAAAATCCAGGAACCGGTAGGCCCCGGGGACGATCAGGTAGGGCATAATGGGGAGGTAGTTGTCGGGAACTTGCATGGGATAAACTTTTTGACAAAGGTGCCACGGAGCGGCGGCATGAAATTGTAAATCCGCGACAACCTAGTTCTTCCACTGCGCCGCTTCCGCCTTCCCCCCGAAGTATTCCTTGGGGTGATGTCCGGAAAAGGCCTTGAACTCGTGGATAAAGTGGGACTGGTCGTAGTACCCGCAGGCATAGGCGATCTGCGTCAGGGTTAGTCCCTTGTCTCCATAAGGCTCCAAGGCGCCGCCAAACCGGCTAAGCCGGGCAAAGAGTTTGGGACTGAAGCCCGAATAAGTTTTGAAGTCGCGTTCGAACTGGCGGCGGGACCGGAAGCATTGGTCGGCGAGGTAGGCGAGGTCTACCAGTCCCTCCCGGCTGACGACCGACCGTATGGCGTGTATCACGAAGGCTTCGAGGGGGTGAAGGCGGGACGTCAAAAAAGTGCTTAGCAATTCGACACGGGTCGGGTTGTCCGGGGCGGACAAGATCCGCTCTTCCAAAATGCGGCCCTCGGCCCCACAGAGCGACGCCAGGTCTACCGATTGATTCGACACCGATTGCGCCGATACCCCAAAGAGCGCCGGGAGCCCATAGGGGTACAAGAAGGCACCGAAGATGCCAAAGTTTTCCTGGATCGCATAGCGGTTGAAGCTGGTAGTTTGTCCTGTGATACCGGATCGAAAAGACGGGGCCTGGTCTCCAGAGGGCAGGATTTCGGTAAAGGAGCCTTTGTAGTGAAATACCATCTCCGGGCAGCCGCTGGCCAGCGTGCGGTGGACGTACATTTCTCCGGGTGGAAAGTTGCTTTCCAGCACCCAAAAGAACCGTACATACGGGGCAAGCAAGGGTGGGGGCGGTATTTCCAGATAGGTCATGCAGCAGAGACGATCTTACCCAGTCCTTTCAGCACAATTCGTTCCAAAAGCGGTTCGTTGATCTGGGAAGGGTCATAGACATTGATCGTCGTGGATTCGTTGAACTCGGTATAGATAAAAACTTTGCGGTGGTCATAATTGCCCGCGAATGTAAAAACGACCGGTTTGTGGTGTCCCCTCAGGCGAACGGAATAGCTTCGGTGGAGGTACTGTTCAAACTTTTCTTGTGTGCCGGCGTCCAGCTCCAGGTGGTGTCCCTGGTCCCTGACCTGGTCCAGGAAACGGTGGAGGGCGGGGTGGATCTCCGTCTGTACCAGGGAAGAAAAGGCCGAGTTGAAAGCGTTCCTCTTCCGTTCGTATTCCCGCAACAACTCCTCCCGGGCGGCCGGCCGCTCATCGAATGCAATGGGTGGGTAAACGGGCGCTTTTAGCATACCATAAAGTTGCTGAATTCTTGGTTAGTAGGTATTAATTAAAATTAGCATGTTTTTCCAGACTTACAAATAGTTGTAAAAAAAATAGTTACGGGTAGAAACCCGTAACCTGGTTGTGAATGCTGAAACTTACTACTGTAAGGACTATAGGGTAGGTAGTAAAGGCAAAAGCCAGTCGAGGATGGCCTTTCGGTTCACCTCTGTCATTGTAAGTTGCTGCTGGTGGGTCTTTTCGCCCATTTCCAGGATAAAGAAAATTTTCTTGTAGTCATAGTTGGCTACGGCAGCAATGTCCACTTTCCCGGCTTGAGTGCCGTTGATGGAATAGCACTGATGTACGTGTGCGAGATACCGTCTGTCGATCAGGCTGTGGATCTCTACCCAGTAGCCGCGCCGGGTATACTCTGCCATTACCTCGTCCATGGTCGGCCGGATTTCCGTTGCCAGGACTTTTCGAAAGTGGGCATTGAAAATGCGCCGGTTGGCCTCGTACTCCTGTTGTAGTGCTGCGTGACCACCGATGATGGCTGTCAGTTGCTCCGCGTAGGGAGCGAGGCGGCTGTCAAATTCTCTTGGCATAGAGGGTTCATTTTGGTTTAGCAAACAATCGTTTGGTATCTTGCTAAAACAAGCGAGCAGTGATTTTGAACCTATTTACCCTGTCGTCTTTTCTATCATTAACAAACGCTTCACAAATCCCTGTCGCGGATAGGGCGTTTAGATAAGTATTCCCAGAATGGATAAAATGGTTTGTGGAAATTCTGTGGAAAAAATGTTCCTTGTGGAACGGTATGTAAAATTACGGTTTTTGACCGGTGGACTACGAACGCCCAGAATCGTTGAACTACTGCGACTTTCGGTCAACGCTCCTAACGGACTTCCTGGACTTCGGTTAACCTACACCGTTAGTGTAAAAAAAATTTTGTAAATGTTAAACAATGTGTAAATTCGTGAGGAATATCCAATTACTTATCCTATTTATAAACCTCTCCTTGGGAAACGCGTTCACATTTCAGGCAGATTTGGTGACCCGGCTGAAGGCCCGCGACGAGGCGGCCTTTGCTGAAATGTATCGCAACTACTCCAATGCTTTTCTATCTATTATCACTAAGATCACCAATGGCGACATCGAGGCAGCAAAGGATATTCTGCAGGAAGCCATGGTCAAGGTCTGGAACAACATCCACCTCTATGATTCCTCGAAGGGAACGTTGTTTACGTGGGTGATGAACATCAGCCGCAACACGGCGATCGACAAACTGAGGTCGAAAGACTTCAAGAACCAACTCAAGAACCGCTCCCTGGAAACATCCGAAGCCCAGGATTACCAACCGGTCCCCTCCCTGAACACGGAGCTGATCGGTGTAAAAAAGATGTTGGAAAAACTGGACTCCAGCCACCGGGACGTCGTCGACGTCGTATATATGATGGGTTATTCCCATGCAGAGGCGGCCGAAGTCCTGGATATACCGCTCGGGACGGTGAAAACCCGGTTGAGGAATGCCATTGTTGAATTGAGAAAACAATATCGTATCGCATAAGGAATGACACTTGAGGAACTGATATCATCCGGAAAGCTGGAGCTCTATGTAGCCGGCGTTCTCTCAGACAGGGAGATGTCGGATATCGGTATCCTTGCCGTGGAGAATCCCGCCGTGGCCTCCGAGATCGAGAAAATCGAAAAGGTCATGATCGAGTGGCTCAGCCCCCAGGAATTCCAGATGCCCGACACGGAGAAAGAGAAGCAGATCGACGAAATCCTCGGCAGGATCCGCAAGGAACCTAAAATACCGTTAAACGGGATCCCTCCCGTGAGTGGCAACGGACACCATACCGCCCCCGCACCGGTACGCCCCCTTCATCCGAAACGCCAGCCCCAATGGGCCATGGCGGCCCTGGTGGCCGGTCTTGTCCTGACTACTGGGTTGACGGTATGGATGGCGGTCCGTTACGCCCGCCTGGCCCCGGAAGCGACTGCATTGAGGACCCAGTACCAGGATCTGGCCAACGCCCAGAACCAGTACCAGGATCAGATGACCCGTATGCAAACACAGGTGAATCTCATGCGCAACATCCTGACGCGGCGCATCGAGCTCAGCACCGTAGCGGGTAACAAGATCACTTCGGCCGATAACTATATGCTGGTCTACTGGAATCCGGAGACCAAGAAGCTCCTCCTCGTAGACGCCCATTTACCCGAACTATCGTCCCAGCAACAATACCAGTTGTGGGCGCTGTATGACGGCAAGCCCATCGACGCCGGTGTGTTCGATCCCAAAGACCTTCAGGCAAGCTCCAGCTTCCAAAAAGATATTCCAAACGCCCAGGCCTTTGCCGTCACGGTAGAGCCAAAGGGCGGTAGCAAGACGCCGACCCTCAGCAATTTGTGCATGATGGGCAAGCTATAAAAGACAGTTTCAGTCCGTACCTATGACCCGGCCGTGAGAAGAAATTCCACGGCCTTTTTGTTACTAGCCATTTTCCCTTTGTCATTTCCCCTCAAATCTTGTAGTTGAACCGCTCGTTAACGATACGTTATGATCTCATTTGTGATGTGATAACAACGAATTTCTTTAGTGTACCTTAACTTTGGTCTAAGAACGATTTGGTGTTTTTCATAGGTTAGCTAGCGGCCTGCTTTTCTAAGCGGGCTTTTCTTTTAAATGCCAATGAGTTATCTCTCCTTTTTTCTGTTGCACTCTCAAATGTTGTAAGCTCGGTTCCTTGTTAATTCGTTCCATGGCGTCAATCACCAAGTCTCTAATTTCCTCTTTGATCTTATTGTAATTATCGTTGATATCCTTCTCGGTTGGGGGCTTGTCCAGCATTGGTATTTCTACCGATGGGGCTTCCGGGCTCCGAACCATTTGGCCGTGGAAAAGTTTGTATGTCAGCGGTTGGGACGGGTTGTCTGAGAGGACACCGACCATTTCACCGGCGGAGAGCGTGGCCAGCCGGGAGGGTGGTAAAGCTGGGTCCAGGTGGTAGGAGAGGCCGGTGCTTTCGGAGCGTTCCCCTTTATGCGTACTCTTTCTTTCCTGGAGGATCCGGCCGAAGCGTTCGGATAACTGGTGGGCGCTTTCTCCTGTGACCTGGCCGGCGATCACATTGCCTGTCAGATTCAATAGAACGTCTGCTTGTTCCTTGCCGTATTCTTTTCTGAGTTGGCTCATATCCTGGACGACTAGGGTGGCTGCTACTTTATTGGAACGGGCAGTTGCCAGGAGGGTATCCACCCCGTTGAAATAGAGGGTGGGGAACTCGTCGAAAACCAGGGCGCAGGGTAGGCGGCTTGGCTGGTTCACCTGGCGGACGAGACGGGAGACATAGAGGGAAAGCACTGCTCCATAGACTTCTTGTTTCTGGGGGGAGTTACCCATACAAACGATCCGGGGTTTGTCCGGGTGGTTGATGTCCAGACTAAAGTCGTTTCCTGACAGAATATAATAGAGATGGGGGACGGCCAGGCGCGCCAGCGATATTTTCGCGCCTGCTGTCTGGCCTTCCAGTTGGGGCATTACGTTTTGATGGTAGGCGGAAATAAAGGGGTTGATCAGAAACTCGATTTGTGGCTCTGTCCGCAGGATGGAGAAAAGACTTTCATAGGGTGTTTGCATCAGTTCGATGGCATGGGGAAGGGTACAGTACTGTCCGCCCTTGAGTCGTTTTAAGAACCAGATGAGGGCTGTCAGGAAATTGATGGCAGATTCTACGAAGAAGTCCCCTTGTTTACGGATCCAATCCCTGTTTAAGCTGAGGAGGAGGACGCGGGAGGCTTCGGCTGCTTCGGCCAGGTCCGTTAGAGTGTCGGGGTGGATGGGGTTGCAGCGTTGGGAGCGCGCCAGGTCGTCGAAGTGGACCAGGTGGAAGGTGGTGCCGTTTCCGTATTGCCGCCAGCAGCGATAGACCAGGCGGCTTAGGTCGTCGTACTTGAAGTCGTAGACAAACATGGTGAACCCCTTTTGCAGTTGTTGTTCGATCAGGGGGCGGATGATGTACCAGGATTTGCCGGAGCCGGGGGAACCCATGACCAGGAGGCCGCGGAAGGGTTCAAGAATATTTACCCAGCCCCTCTTTTTGTGCCCCTGGAATACGTAGCGGGTCCGTAGGTTGACGGAGTAGGGGTTGGTCAGTCGACGGCGCTGTTGGGGGAAGCTTTCGGCTTCGGTGTTGAAGACGGGGGGCGTGACGCTATGTCCTAAGCGCGCCATAAGCCAGGCGGCGATTGCCAATGAAGGGAGGGCCCAGATCTTTTTGAAGATCCAGTCCTCCCTTCTGTGGTAGAGCCATCGGTCCAATGAGACCCAGTGATGGGGGCCCAGGAGCGCGTAGGCGTGAATATAGATCCAGAGGGCAATAGCGGTTATCGCGACTGCGAGGGCCAGTCGGCGGTATGACTCAGGCTGTGGCATAGGACCAGGTCTTTTTGTTGCGCTTGGCAGCGTTCGATCAAGGTAGAAGCGGTGTATTCGGGACCAAGGCTTTCACCGGAAATGACCCAACACGACCGGTTGTCCAGGAAGGCCAACTGGTCGCCATTCCATAGTAGTTGAACCCCTACCGCCAGTAAGTCCTCC
This region of Dinghuibacter silviterrae genomic DNA includes:
- a CDS encoding acyltransferase family protein, with amino-acid sequence MKQLPSLNGLRAVSILIVLVYHTLGANLHDNKSLLYNIPFFNGEFGVNVFFVISGFLITSLLLKEEKEGGSISLKDFYMRRALRIFPAYYFLLFVYYVLQKFDIIHIPGGSWLTSLLYVKYINYNDDVYTGHAWSLSIEENFYFFWPFVFLLGDKVRRYTALALVGVVPCFRLFLYFHPITWIDELSFFVRIDSIATGCLCALYKDKIIKFLSPFWWDAVLIALTTLFIWPWLGQLVHGTFAIYIFVAFGVLSGTVVNVIIVIVMMYAVYGPKGSLYKVLNTRLFNYIGVLSYSLYLWQQFFMTRTRFWGTQFPQNWLFIVAAALFSYYIIEKPFLSLKSRFKGKRKAPNPIGVSAVSV
- a CDS encoding acyltransferase family protein, giving the protein MKQLPSLNGLRAISIFIVIFFHLFWFNFNVRQKSIYYIPFLNGELGVHVFFVISGFLITTLLLNEEKERGAISLKNFYIRRVLRIFPAYYFLLFVYYILQIVGLIGIPGRAWLTAFSYVKYINYSIDHFTAHAWSLSIEENFYLFWPFVFLMGDKARRYVVVFLMIIAPILRTFLFFHPVVWISDLSFFVRIDAIATGCFCALFKDRILAILNLNWSAVFISSLIILFIWRGLAHLTFGTSFVLIFVFLGMSTGTIPNIMIAMVVMFSVYGPKGIWYKLLNTRVLNYAGILSYSLYLWQVFIFKTGWWVTHFPQNLVFIFACALFSYYIIEKPFLRLKSRFAGKRKAPSPIRGSAIRV
- a CDS encoding acyltransferase family protein, with the protein product MRQLPSLNGLRAISIMIVLLYHQLGYNFNIEQSLLYYLPIFNGQFGVTVFFVISGFLITYLMLREEQDGGSISLKDFYIRRVLRIFPAYYFLLLVYYFLQRLDILHIPKASWLTSLIYLKYVNYKIEDYTAHAWSLSVEENFYFFWPFIFLLGDKVRKYAAIALVAAVPCFRLFLHFHPISWIGYTSFFVRINSIATGCICALYRDKIIKFLQPYWEDAINISLITLFSWPWLVYFFGDTLTYVFVVFGDLTGTIANTAIAIVMMYSVYGPKKTWYRILNTRVFNYVGVLSYSIYLWQQFFMLRTQYWVTHFPQNWLFIATSALFSYYIIEKPFLHLKSRFAGKRKAPSPIGVSAISV
- a CDS encoding VOC family protein, with the protein product MQVPDNYLPIMPYLIVPGAYRFLDFVKDVFGATLQYSADRSPGILMHGELRIGPAVIMFADATDVYAPFPSSMFLYVDKVDEVFAKALVRPDVTLLQELDNRPYGRGGGFKDAFGNAWWVNSPV
- a CDS encoding helix-turn-helix domain-containing protein, with the translated sequence MTYLEIPPPPLLAPYVRFFWVLESNFPPGEMYVHRTLASGCPEMVFHYKGSFTEILPSGDQAPSFRSGITGQTTSFNRYAIQENFGIFGAFLYPYGLPALFGVSAQSVSNQSVDLASLCGAEGRILEERILSAPDNPTRVELLSTFLTSRLHPLEAFVIHAIRSVVSREGLVDLAYLADQCFRSRRQFERDFKTYSGFSPKLFARLSRFGGALEPYGDKGLTLTQIAYACGYYDQSHFIHEFKAFSGHHPKEYFGGKAEAAQWKN
- a CDS encoding RNA polymerase sigma factor, yielding MGNAFTFQADLVTRLKARDEAAFAEMYRNYSNAFLSIITKITNGDIEAAKDILQEAMVKVWNNIHLYDSSKGTLFTWVMNISRNTAIDKLRSKDFKNQLKNRSLETSEAQDYQPVPSLNTELIGVKKMLEKLDSSHRDVVDVVYMMGYSHAEAAEVLDIPLGTVKTRLRNAIVELRKQYRIA
- a CDS encoding anti-sigma factor, which produces MTLEELISSGKLELYVAGVLSDREMSDIGILAVENPAVASEIEKIEKVMIEWLSPQEFQMPDTEKEKQIDEILGRIRKEPKIPLNGIPPVSGNGHHTAPAPVRPLHPKRQPQWAMAALVAGLVLTTGLTVWMAVRYARLAPEATALRTQYQDLANAQNQYQDQMTRMQTQVNLMRNILTRRIELSTVAGNKITSADNYMLVYWNPETKKLLLVDAHLPELSSQQQYQLWALYDGKPIDAGVFDPKDLQASSSFQKDIPNAQAFAVTVEPKGGSKTPTLSNLCMMGKL
- a CDS encoding type IV secretory system conjugative DNA transfer family protein, coding for MPQPESYRRLALAVAITAIALWIYIHAYALLGPHHWVSLDRWLYHRREDWIFKKIWALPSLAIAAWLMARLGHSVTPPVFNTEAESFPQQRRRLTNPYSVNLRTRYVFQGHKKRGWVNILEPFRGLLVMGSPGSGKSWYIIRPLIEQQLQKGFTMFVYDFKYDDLSRLVYRCWRQYGNGTTFHLVHFDDLARSQRCNPIHPDTLTDLAEAAEASRVLLLSLNRDWIRKQGDFFVESAINFLTALIWFLKRLKGGQYCTLPHAIELMQTPYESLFSILRTEPQIEFLINPFISAYHQNVMPQLEGQTAGAKISLARLAVPHLYYILSGNDFSLDINHPDKPRIVCMGNSPQKQEVYGAVLSLYVSRLVRQVNQPSRLPCALVFDEFPTLYFNGVDTLLATARSNKVAATLVVQDMSQLRKEYGKEQADVLLNLTGNVIAGQVTGESAHQLSERFGRILQERKSTHKGERSESTGLSYHLDPALPPSRLATLSAGEMVGVLSDNPSQPLTYKLFHGQMVRSPEAPSVEIPMLDKPPTEKDINDNYNKIKEEIRDLVIDAMERINKEPSLQHLRVQQKKGEITHWHLKEKPA